The following proteins come from a genomic window of Triticum aestivum cultivar Chinese Spring chromosome 6A, IWGSC CS RefSeq v2.1, whole genome shotgun sequence:
- the LOC123127841 gene encoding phosphopantetheine adenylyltransferase 1 gives MYESIWALNLQPQEEEERGKTTRKEMIAAPVSGDIPTGAPPSPAPAAEDSPPYGSVVLGGTFDRLHDGHRRLLKASADLVRDRIVVGVCTGPMLAKKEYAELIEPVEKRIKAVEDYIKSIKPELIVQVEPIEDPYGPSIIDDKLDAIIVSKETLSGGLAVNQKREGKELPLLKVEVVDLLSGDTEGEKMSSSALRKLEAAQAQQQKATIANQKGV, from the exons ATGTATGAGTCAATCTGGGCCCTCAATCTACAACCACAAGAGGAGGAGGAAAGggggaaaacaacaagaaaagaaatgATCGCTGCCCCCGTCTCTGGCGACATCCCGACCGGAGCGCCGCCGTCGCCAGCTCCGGCGGCGGAGGACTCTCCGCCGTACGGCTCCGTGGTCCTAGGAGGCACCTTCGACCGCCTCCACGACGGCCACCGTCGCCTCCTCAAG GCCTCGGCAGATTTGGTGAGGGATCGGATCGTGGTGGGCGTCTGCACGGGCCCCATGCTCGCCAAGAAGGAG TACGCTGAGCTTATCGAACCCGTGGAGAAGCGCATCAAGGCCGTGGAGGATTACATCAAG TCTATTAAACCAGAACTGATAGTACAAGTGGAGCCTATTGAGGATCCATATGGCCCATCCATTATTGATGATAAGCTGGATGCCATTATTGTCAG CAAGGAGACACTAAGTGGTGGACTTGCTGTAAATCAGAAAAGAGAAGGGAAAGAACTGCCATTATTGAAG GTTGAGGTTGTTGATCTTTTATCTGGAGATACCGAGGGAGAAAAAATGAGTTCATCTGCTTTAAGGAAGCTTGAGGCTGCACAAGCTCAACAACAGAAAGCAACCATAGCTAATCAGAAAGGTGTTTAG